GCTCGAGGACCGGATCGCCCAACTCGAGGGGGATCTCGAACGGGGTTCCGACGCCGAATCCGGAGTCTCCGTCCGTCGGCGCGATTTCCTGCGCGGTGCTCGCCTCGAGGCGGTGCTCGACCGACTCGCCTCGTTCCGAACGGGTCCCGAAGGGGCGTTGACCGTCGGCGTGGGCGAGGACGGACTATCCGAGTCCGTTCGCGACGACCTGACGGACGTTCTCGGTGATCGGATCACGCTCGTCGACGACGCCGCGCCGTGTCTCTGCTGCGTCGACGACGCCGGCGTGCTCGCGGTGACCCTCGAGCCGCCGATCGCTCCCGACCGCGACGCGACCTGGAGCGACCGGTTCGAGCTCGAGCGCGAGCGGTTCCTGCCGACCGGGCGACACGCAGTCGCACTCGTCCGAACCGATCTGTTCGCCATCGGGGTCTACGAGGGCGACGAACGCGTCGACTACCGCGGCTTCGAGAGCGACGTGAAGGGAAGTCACTCGAAAGGCGGGTTCTCGCAGGCGCGGTTCGAGCGGATCCGCGACGGGCAGATAGACGACCACCTCGAGCGCTGTCGAGACGCCCTCGCCGCGTACGAACCCGGCGGCGAGTCCGCCGACACGCCGCTGTACCTCGTCGGACAGCGCGGCACCGTCGACGCGCTCGTCGAAGAATCAGCTCTCGAGCCGACCGCGACGGCCGCCGTCGACGCGACCGGCGACCCGAAACCCGCACTCGAGGATGCAGTCCGTTCGTTCTGGACGACCGAGTTACGGGTGGTCTGAGCGCCGTGCCCTCGTCGCTCGCTAGTACCCGCCGCCGTCGTCGAAGCAACGGCCGCATCTGTTCACGTCATTATCGCCGGTCGCCTGCTCGACGGTGATCAGTCGCAGGTGCTCGTGTGCGACGTGGGAGGTCGCCCCACAGCTCGTCTGGAAGTCCGACTGGCCGGACTCGTACTTGTGGATCTTGTTTGTCGTTTCGTTCAGGACACCGTCCATGTCCAATGTTGTCATTCGCCATCTATATAAGAACGTCGTCCGTTACTCGATGAGTATCGATCCGCTGGTGAGCCGTTCGGGGGTGGGGTGACGGTGCCGCGAACGAAAACGGGTTGCAGTGGGAAACCGGAACGATGCGGTCGATAAGCCGCGGAATTGAACCGATTCCGATACGTTTTCCGGTCCGAATCACCATACCTCGGCCGAGTATGTCCGACTTCGAAACCGTCACGTGCGAACAGTGTGGTGACGATTTCACGACATATCCGGACTCCGAGGCGGCCGACCGCGGATTCGGTAGTCCCACGTGCGCCCTCGAGGCGACCTGATCGACGAGCAGCTGCCAGCTATCGTTTTCGAACGCGACGGGCGGGCCAGATCCGTCCAGACTGCATCGATTAGCCCGTCTATTCCGAGACGTCGATTCGGTTCCGACCGGCGGAAGAGAGCGGGTTCGACACGTCGCTCGTGACGTACTCGTGGCGCTTGCCCCCGAGTCGCATCGCGGTCAGTGCTTTGTGAATCGCTCGCTCACCGAACAGCGCCCGTTCGTCGCGGCGAACCCTCGATTCGGGAACATCCGCTTCCGCGCGAATCCGTTCGAACGCGCGGTCGCACTGCTCGCGGATCAGCCGCCAGCAGGCCCGCTCGTCGACGCCCGACTCGTGGCCGATCGTTGCGACGAGTTCCGCGAGGTGGTTCTGGAAGAGTGCGTAGTACAGTTTCCGGTAGAGCGCTTCCGACCCGTCGGCGTCCAGATCCGACTCCGGATACGGCTCGAGCGAGAACCCGTGCTCCGCGAGTCGGTCGCGGTGAACGCGGATCCCGCCCAGATCGCGAACCAGCGTTGCGATCGGGCGTGCGTCGTCGACGTCGAAGACGACCAGGCTGTTCTGGAGGTGACTTTCGAGGGCGATCCCGTACACGCAGAGCAGTCGGAGCTGTTCGGGGACGACGACGCGGGCGTAGTCGGCGACGAACTCGAGTGCCACCTCTCCGGTGCCCGTCGCCGCGTTCGCCCCGTATCGATCGATCAGATCGCAGACGAGTGGCCGTCCGCTGGCGGGCGAGTCGGCGACGAGGCTCGAGGCCACGACCGGCATGGTGTCCTCCGTGACGAGCGGGTGCGTTCTGGGCGGCGTCCGCACCAGTCCGGAAAGGTGGCGGGCGTCGTCGAACGCCTCGCCGCTCGTGTGGGGGCCGCCGGACGGATAGTAACACGTCGCGGCGGGTTCGGCCAGCAGTCCCAGCCGCTCGAACGATTCCCGTCGCTCGATCGATCGCAGGACGGCGGTCACCCGCGGGCCGTTGGCCACGGCCTGCGGCGACAGCGTTCGGACGACGTTCGTCGTCTGGACGGGAATCGCGAGCTTGCAGTGAGGAAGCGGGCCGTCTCCGGTTCGGTCGGTTCCGTGTGGCACCACCGTTCGGAGGTTCAGCTGTGGCGTCGCGGGACGTGCGTACTCGGGGATCGGAACGACGCGGCCGTCGGCGCGCTGACCGGCGTAGCGATCCGGAACCGTGCGATGGTACTGGAGGGAATGGACGGGAACGACGGCGTACTCGCTCGGATCGCGCGTCGCGGGCGCGGCCCGCTCGAGCGCGCCCGCGAGCCCGTCGAACGTCTCGAGCAGCCGCCGCGTCATGCTATCGAACCCCGGCGTACGCGTTTCGAGGGCGTATGCACGGTCGATCGCGACGAACCGGAGATCGATCCGGTCGGTGAACTCGGGTGCGTACGCGAGTCCGTCACCGGGAGTCATCCCGCGCCGGATCTTGCCACTGGGATGGAACGGGTGCCCGTCGGTGACGATCCGTTCGAACGACGCGGCGGCCGTCGCGGCCGAAATATGGATTGGGATACCCTCGAGCGGCGATTTCGATTCGTCGTCCGGAA
This portion of the Natrinema salinisoli genome encodes:
- a CDS encoding Vms1/Ankzf1 family peptidyl-tRNA hydrolase, yielding MLDELLGRASLKDRIDELEAENERLRNRYEAESERRADAATARQDAEERVNRLEDRIAQLEGDLERGSDAESGVSVRRRDFLRGARLEAVLDRLASFRTGPEGALTVGVGEDGLSESVRDDLTDVLGDRITLVDDAAPCLCCVDDAGVLAVTLEPPIAPDRDATWSDRFELERERFLPTGRHAVALVRTDLFAIGVYEGDERVDYRGFESDVKGSHSKGGFSQARFERIRDGQIDDHLERCRDALAAYEPGGESADTPLYLVGQRGTVDALVEESALEPTATAAVDATGDPKPALEDAVRSFWTTELRVV
- a CDS encoding IucA/IucC family protein — protein: MNGTNQSDPGRSPLVTAAERAAFGVATRYVRTNYLAMPAERAYFEALEESRREILHRFVRGLLRGDPAELPDVQFVSLESSAARPLPDGPEPLSALDRDRLGPVVASLPEECRQVAFVPLPASESALCAGIAATHGYDRFRLTGPVNRWSPTGTVLERVSHPVDLVPPLECEGAFSDAEQAERIRAEVAESVANLALARLGSAVQARGVPDDESKSPLEGIPIHISAATAAASFERIVTDGHPFHPSGKIRRGMTPGDGLAYAPEFTDRIDLRFVAIDRAYALETRTPGFDSMTRRLLETFDGLAGALERAAPATRDPSEYAVVPVHSLQYHRTVPDRYAGQRADGRVVPIPEYARPATPQLNLRTVVPHGTDRTGDGPLPHCKLAIPVQTTNVVRTLSPQAVANGPRVTAVLRSIERRESFERLGLLAEPAATCYYPSGGPHTSGEAFDDARHLSGLVRTPPRTHPLVTEDTMPVVASSLVADSPASGRPLVCDLIDRYGANAATGTGEVALEFVADYARVVVPEQLRLLCVYGIALESHLQNSLVVFDVDDARPIATLVRDLGGIRVHRDRLAEHGFSLEPYPESDLDADGSEALYRKLYYALFQNHLAELVATIGHESGVDERACWRLIREQCDRAFERIRAEADVPESRVRRDERALFGERAIHKALTAMRLGGKRHEYVTSDVSNPLSSAGRNRIDVSE